In one Thioclava sp. ES.031 genomic region, the following are encoded:
- a CDS encoding sugar ABC transporter ATP-binding protein, whose product MTSKPLLQAHGLSKAYPGVLALDAVDFDLYAGELHVLFGENGAGKSTMISLLAGANTPTSGTIEMRGEPVQFASVADAQAKGIHTVFQEFSLIPTMSVAQNMFLGHEPGVGPFLSPRAMRQRAKQILTDLDFDIDPDLTVARLSRAQQQMVEIAKAMQGDLSVLILDEPTASLTDREVDQLFEVIGRLKSEGVGIIYISHRVHEFERIAERVTVLRDGAHIGTAPMAEMTEQSLVDMMAGREIRDIYPTIAHTPGEVVLDVQDLSAPGIDHASFEVRRGEVLGVAGLVGSGKSRLFRSVMGLNPTHAGQVRFKGRDVTGAQTRKLVKAGAWYLSPDRKHEGLILAETPRGNLVMDLMAEGGPLLRSRQLSTRAAEIFGHVELHESYRSRVVGKLSGGNQQKVLFGKAFGHEADLYIFDEPTVGVDMGTRAALYRLIAELAEAGKAVVVISSDLPEVMNLAHRAIVLANGKITAELPRDDLREDIVLRYFFDQPGASQQTLQDTEGSPA is encoded by the coding sequence ATGACGAGCAAACCGCTTCTACAGGCGCATGGGCTGAGCAAAGCCTATCCGGGCGTCCTCGCCCTCGATGCCGTCGATTTCGACCTCTATGCGGGTGAGCTGCATGTGCTGTTCGGTGAGAACGGCGCGGGGAAATCGACGATGATCTCGCTGCTGGCGGGCGCCAATACCCCGACCTCCGGCACGATCGAGATGCGCGGCGAGCCGGTCCAGTTCGCCTCGGTGGCCGATGCGCAGGCCAAAGGCATCCATACCGTTTTTCAAGAATTTTCGCTGATCCCGACGATGAGCGTGGCGCAGAACATGTTTCTGGGCCACGAGCCGGGCGTCGGCCCCTTCCTGTCGCCGCGCGCGATGCGCCAGCGGGCAAAGCAGATCCTGACCGATCTGGACTTCGACATCGACCCGGATCTGACCGTGGCGCGCCTGTCGCGGGCGCAGCAGCAGATGGTCGAGATCGCCAAGGCGATGCAGGGCGATCTGTCGGTCCTGATCCTCGACGAGCCTACCGCCTCGCTGACCGATCGCGAGGTCGATCAGCTCTTCGAGGTGATCGGGCGGCTCAAATCCGAAGGTGTGGGGATCATCTATATCTCGCACCGCGTGCATGAATTCGAGCGCATCGCCGAGCGCGTGACGGTGCTGCGCGACGGCGCGCATATCGGCACCGCGCCGATGGCCGAGATGACCGAGCAATCTCTCGTGGACATGATGGCCGGACGCGAGATCCGCGACATCTACCCGACGATCGCCCATACGCCCGGCGAGGTCGTCCTCGACGTGCAAGACCTCAGTGCCCCCGGTATCGATCACGCTTCCTTCGAGGTGCGCCGGGGCGAGGTTCTGGGCGTCGCGGGCCTCGTGGGCTCGGGCAAGTCGCGGCTGTTCCGCTCGGTGATGGGGCTCAACCCGACCCATGCCGGACAGGTCCGCTTCAAGGGCCGGGACGTCACCGGCGCCCAGACCCGCAAGCTGGTGAAGGCGGGCGCGTGGTATCTCTCGCCCGACCGCAAGCACGAGGGCCTGATCCTCGCCGAGACGCCGCGCGGCAATCTGGTGATGGATCTGATGGCCGAAGGCGGCCCGCTGCTGCGCTCGCGTCAGTTGAGCACCCGCGCGGCGGAAATCTTCGGCCATGTCGAACTGCACGAAAGCTACCGCAGCCGCGTCGTCGGCAAGCTCTCGGGCGGCAATCAGCAGAAGGTGCTGTTCGGCAAGGCCTTCGGGCATGAGGCCGATCTCTACATCTTCGACGAGCCGACCGTGGGCGTCGACATGGGCACCCGCGCGGCGCTCTACCGGCTGATCGCGGAACTGGCCGAGGCCGGAAAGGCCGTGGTGGTGATCTCGTCGGATCTGCCCGAGGTGATGAACCTCGCCCACCGCGCCATCGTGCTCGCCAATGGCAAGATCACCGCCGAGCTGCCGCGCGATGACCTGCGCGAGGACATCGTCCTGCGCTATTTCTTCGACCAGCCCGGCGCCTCCCAACAGACACTCCAAGACACAGAAGGAAGCCCCGCATGA
- a CDS encoding 5-oxoprolinase subunit PxpA codes for MPKLIDLNCDLGEGFGHWAMAGAPDDQLMPLISSANVANGFHAGDPMQMNRVAKLCHQHSVGLGAHPGYRDLVGFGRRHINASSEELVNDIIYQVGAMREFGRRYGVPLQHVKPHGALYMEAARNEDLSRHLVETLQRYAPGLILFCMDISKTYAVAKRLGQPVVREFYADRDYDDSGSIVFARHVSAPDPKKLAAKCVRACLENTVETVTGKTITVEFESICFHSDTPGALEIGHAIKTALQENGVTIAPAAMVLAENEKT; via the coding sequence ATGCCGAAACTCATCGACCTGAACTGTGACCTCGGAGAAGGCTTCGGCCATTGGGCCATGGCTGGCGCGCCGGATGATCAGCTGATGCCGCTGATCTCCTCGGCCAATGTCGCGAACGGTTTTCACGCTGGCGACCCGATGCAGATGAACCGGGTCGCGAAGCTCTGCCATCAGCATTCCGTCGGTCTCGGCGCGCATCCCGGCTATCGCGATCTCGTAGGTTTCGGGCGCCGCCACATCAACGCGAGCTCCGAGGAGCTGGTGAACGACATCATCTACCAGGTGGGGGCGATGCGCGAATTCGGCCGCCGCTACGGGGTGCCGCTGCAGCACGTCAAACCGCACGGCGCGCTCTACATGGAGGCCGCGCGCAACGAGGACCTCTCGCGCCATCTGGTCGAGACGCTGCAACGCTACGCGCCGGGGCTGATCCTGTTCTGCATGGATATCTCGAAGACCTACGCGGTCGCCAAGCGCCTCGGTCAGCCGGTCGTGCGCGAGTTCTATGCCGACCGCGACTATGACGACAGCGGCTCGATCGTCTTCGCCCGCCACGTCTCCGCCCCCGACCCCAAGAAGCTCGCCGCGAAATGCGTACGCGCCTGCCTCGAGAACACCGTCGAGACGGTCACCGGAAAGACGATTACGGTGGAGTTCGAGTCGATCTGCTTCCACTCGGACACGCCCGGTGCGCTGGAAATCGGCCACGCGATCAAGACTGCACTGCAAGAAAACGGCGTCACCATTGCCCCCGCGGCGATGGTTCTCGCTGAAAATGAAAAGACCTGA
- a CDS encoding ABC transporter permease, whose translation MMQANSKPSLAALPLRIFIKLGVLPFFLIAAVVIFTLAAPNFLSPQNLINVARQSVYLVLVSLGQMLVLISGGFDLSVGTVIALSSVVSALAMTWAAQIFPDAIWLVILIGAFAGFAVALIVGAVNGIGVALFDVSPFIMTLGVSSVGTGLALFLTGGVPVSGLPFAFGDTFGFGRVFGVPVPVVIAVIAIIVMWVLMARTRVGARIYAVGGNIKAAHLSAINTRGTLILVYGLCAVIAALTGLLLTARVESGDANLGGTIAMESIAACVIAGVSLRGGIGRVENVVLGAFFIILMQNGMNLAQVSSYMQMVLIGLLLIFAVIFDQLRYRMIVKG comes from the coding sequence ATGATGCAGGCCAATTCCAAGCCGTCGCTGGCGGCGCTGCCGCTGCGTATCTTCATCAAGCTCGGCGTGCTGCCGTTCTTCCTCATCGCGGCCGTCGTGATCTTCACCCTCGCCGCGCCGAACTTCCTGTCGCCGCAGAACCTGATTAACGTGGCACGGCAATCGGTCTATCTGGTGCTCGTGTCGCTGGGCCAGATGCTGGTGCTGATCTCGGGGGGCTTCGACCTCTCGGTGGGCACGGTGATCGCGCTCAGTTCCGTCGTCTCGGCGCTGGCGATGACATGGGCCGCGCAAATCTTCCCCGATGCGATCTGGCTCGTCATACTGATCGGCGCTTTCGCAGGCTTCGCGGTCGCGCTGATCGTGGGCGCGGTGAACGGGATCGGCGTCGCGCTGTTCGACGTCTCGCCCTTCATCATGACGCTGGGTGTCTCGTCTGTCGGGACCGGGCTTGCGCTGTTCCTGACCGGGGGCGTGCCGGTCTCGGGCCTGCCCTTCGCCTTTGGCGACACGTTCGGCTTCGGCCGGGTGTTCGGAGTTCCCGTGCCCGTGGTGATCGCCGTGATCGCCATCATCGTGATGTGGGTGCTGATGGCCCGCACCCGCGTCGGCGCCCGGATCTATGCCGTGGGCGGCAACATCAAGGCGGCCCATCTGTCGGCGATCAACACCCGCGGCACACTGATCCTCGTCTATGGGCTTTGCGCCGTGATCGCGGCCCTGACCGGCCTGCTGCTGACCGCGCGCGTCGAGAGCGGCGATGCGAACCTCGGCGGCACGATCGCTATGGAGAGCATCGCGGCCTGCGTCATTGCCGGGGTCTCGCTGCGCGGCGGGATCGGCCGGGTGGAGAATGTCGTGCTCGGCGCGTTCTTCATCATCCTGATGCAAAACGGGATGAACCTCGCGCAGGTCAGCTCCTACATGCAGATGGTGCTCATCGGCCTGTTGCTCATCTTCGCGGTGATCTTCGACCAGCTGCGCTATCGGATGATCGTGAAAGGCTAA
- a CDS encoding LysR family transcriptional regulator, with translation MNFRQLKYFVATAETGQVSRAANELSISQSSVTTAIRELEAEMDTELFTRTSHGMELTQSGRELLGLSYDILTKLDEAVNIRERSSGVTGRVLVATTYTVIGYFLPYHLGRLARLHPNLDIQLHELNREAVEEGLLSNRFDIAIVLTSNVMNPELESETLMRSPRRLWLPQGHRLANLRSVDFKEIADEDYIMLTVDEAANTTMKYWNFGSTQPRVKLRTSSIEAVRSIVANGQGVTVLSDMVYRPWSLEGKRIVTVETDPPVPTMDVGLAWRRGAELSPGAVALYDYFRLTFDSSLTLNS, from the coding sequence ATGAACTTCCGTCAGCTCAAGTATTTCGTGGCCACCGCCGAGACCGGACAGGTCAGCCGGGCGGCCAACGAACTCTCGATTTCCCAGTCCTCGGTGACCACCGCGATCCGCGAGCTTGAGGCCGAGATGGATACCGAGCTTTTCACCCGGACCTCGCACGGGATGGAGCTGACCCAATCCGGGCGCGAGTTGCTGGGCCTGTCCTACGATATCCTCACCAAGCTCGACGAGGCGGTGAATATCCGCGAGCGCAGCTCCGGCGTCACCGGGCGGGTTCTCGTCGCGACCACCTACACGGTGATCGGATATTTCCTGCCCTATCATCTGGGGCGGCTGGCGCGGTTGCATCCCAATCTCGATATTCAGCTCCACGAGCTGAACCGCGAGGCGGTGGAGGAAGGGCTGCTGTCGAACCGCTTCGACATCGCGATCGTGCTGACCTCGAACGTGATGAACCCGGAACTGGAGAGCGAGACGCTGATGCGCTCGCCCCGCAGGCTCTGGCTGCCGCAAGGCCATCGGCTGGCGAACCTGCGCAGCGTCGATTTCAAGGAGATCGCCGACGAGGACTATATCATGCTCACCGTCGACGAGGCGGCGAACACGACGATGAAATACTGGAACTTCGGTTCGACCCAGCCGCGCGTGAAGCTGCGCACCTCGTCGATCGAGGCCGTGCGCTCGATCGTGGCGAACGGGCAGGGGGTAACCGTGCTCTCCGACATGGTCTATCGGCCCTGGTCTCTCGAGGGCAAACGCATCGTGACGGTCGAAACCGATCCGCCGGTTCCGACGATGGATGTCGGCCTGGCGTGGCGCCGCGGGGCCGAGCTGTCTCCGGGCGCGGTCGCGCTCTACGATTACTTCCGGCTGACCTTCGACAGCTCGCTGACGCTGAACAGCTGA
- a CDS encoding acetyl-CoA carboxylase biotin carboxylase subunit → MAIETLFIANRGEIAVRIIRAAQSLGIKTVQAYSEADAEMLAVKLADEAVCVGPAPAAKSYLNIPAVVAAAKDAGADAVHPGYGFLAENADFARAVEDAGMIFVGPKAETIERMGDKVAARIAAKEADVPTVPGSDGRISADEALRVADEIGYPVMIKAAAGGGGRGIRIAQDAAELSRLAPQARAEAEAAFGDGGLYLEKVIVNPRHIEVQILGDGTGAAVHCYERECSLQRRRQKVWEEAPAFGLPDATREAMCNAAVALAEAVNYRGAGTIEYLYDAAADEFYFIEMNTRIQVEHPVTEMITGLDLVAMMLLIAGGETLPVTQDQITCTGHAIEVRLNAEDPLMQFLPFPGKVASLSIPEGNGLRFDHFLYEGYQIPPFYDSLLGKMIVHAPTREAAIDLMAETLKDLEIGGLKTTTPLHLALAADPGVRAGDFHTQWLEPWLDAGNLTATDAA, encoded by the coding sequence ATGGCGATCGAAACTCTCTTCATTGCAAACCGGGGCGAGATCGCCGTGCGGATCATCCGCGCTGCGCAATCGCTCGGCATCAAGACGGTGCAGGCCTATTCCGAGGCCGATGCCGAGATGCTGGCGGTCAAGCTCGCCGATGAGGCGGTCTGTGTCGGGCCTGCCCCGGCTGCGAAATCCTACCTGAACATCCCCGCCGTCGTGGCGGCCGCGAAAGACGCGGGCGCCGATGCGGTCCATCCGGGCTACGGGTTTCTCGCCGAGAACGCCGATTTCGCCCGCGCCGTGGAAGACGCCGGGATGATCTTCGTCGGCCCCAAGGCCGAGACGATCGAGCGGATGGGCGACAAGGTCGCCGCCCGGATCGCCGCGAAAGAGGCTGACGTGCCGACGGTGCCCGGCTCTGACGGGCGCATCTCGGCAGACGAGGCCCTGCGCGTGGCGGACGAGATCGGCTACCCGGTGATGATCAAGGCCGCCGCCGGTGGTGGTGGTCGCGGCATCCGGATCGCGCAGGACGCGGCCGAACTTTCCCGTCTCGCCCCGCAGGCCCGCGCCGAGGCCGAAGCGGCTTTCGGCGACGGTGGCCTCTATCTGGAAAAGGTGATCGTCAATCCGCGCCATATCGAGGTGCAGATCCTCGGTGACGGCACGGGGGCCGCGGTCCATTGCTACGAGCGCGAATGCTCGCTGCAGCGCCGCCGCCAGAAGGTCTGGGAAGAAGCCCCCGCTTTCGGCCTGCCGGACGCCACCCGCGAGGCGATGTGCAACGCGGCGGTCGCGCTGGCCGAAGCCGTGAACTACCGCGGCGCGGGCACGATCGAATATCTCTACGATGCGGCCGCCGATGAGTTCTACTTCATCGAGATGAACACCCGTATTCAGGTCGAACATCCCGTGACCGAGATGATCACCGGGCTCGATCTGGTCGCGATGATGCTGCTGATCGCGGGCGGCGAGACGCTGCCCGTCACGCAAGATCAGATCACCTGCACGGGCCACGCGATCGAGGTGCGCCTCAATGCCGAGGATCCGCTGATGCAGTTCCTGCCCTTCCCCGGCAAGGTGGCCTCGCTGTCGATCCCCGAAGGCAACGGTCTGCGCTTCGATCACTTCCTCTATGAGGGCTATCAGATCCCGCCCTTCTACGACTCGCTTCTGGGCAAGATGATCGTTCATGCGCCGACCCGCGAGGCCGCGATCGACCTGATGGCCGAGACGCTGAAAGACCTGGAAATCGGCGGTCTGAAGACCACCACGCCCCTGCATCTGGCGCTCGCCGCCGATCCGGGCGTGCGCGCCGGCGACTTCCATACGCAATGGCTCGAGCCGTGGCTCGATGCCGGCAACCTCACCGCAACCGACGCAGCATAG
- the torT gene encoding TMAO reductase system periplasmic protein TorT: MKHVLTSVALLGATCAALPAMAEDAWFPYPAEEVVPAFSADGTAQPIEYEALAKADKDYKICVSFPHMKDAYWLGVDYGVTEEAKREGVSLNVVEAGGYTNLAKQISQIEDCAAGGAQAVIIGAISYDGLNSVVKELADKNIPVIDLVNGMSSPDLAAKSLVSFETMGKEIGSYLAQKHPEGSDEVTVGWFPGPAGAGWVEAANKGFMEAVKGSAVKVLEPRYGDTGKEAQLKLVEDVLQANPEVSYIAGTAVTAEVAQGLLRERGLTDKVGNLAFYLTPGVYSGIQRGFIEAAPADSMVIQGRIAVDQAVRILEGKDYVKHVGPKIFVITKDNIEDTPRSAVLPPDGFQPVFSVN; encoded by the coding sequence ATGAAACATGTCCTGACATCCGTCGCGCTTCTGGGCGCAACGTGTGCCGCGCTCCCGGCCATGGCCGAGGATGCGTGGTTCCCCTACCCCGCCGAAGAGGTCGTCCCGGCCTTCTCCGCCGATGGCACCGCCCAGCCCATCGAATATGAGGCGCTGGCCAAGGCCGACAAGGATTACAAGATCTGCGTCTCCTTCCCCCACATGAAAGACGCCTATTGGCTCGGCGTCGATTACGGCGTGACCGAAGAGGCCAAGCGCGAAGGCGTCAGCCTGAACGTGGTCGAGGCCGGTGGCTACACCAACCTCGCCAAGCAGATCAGCCAGATCGAGGACTGTGCCGCCGGTGGCGCGCAGGCGGTCATCATCGGGGCGATCTCCTATGACGGTCTGAACTCGGTCGTGAAGGAACTGGCCGACAAGAACATCCCGGTCATCGACCTTGTCAACGGCATGTCCTCGCCCGACCTCGCGGCCAAGTCGCTCGTCTCCTTCGAGACGATGGGCAAGGAAATCGGCTCCTACCTAGCGCAGAAGCACCCCGAGGGCAGCGACGAAGTGACCGTCGGCTGGTTCCCGGGCCCGGCAGGCGCAGGCTGGGTCGAAGCCGCGAACAAGGGCTTCATGGAAGCCGTGAAAGGCTCGGCCGTGAAAGTGCTCGAGCCGCGCTATGGCGACACCGGCAAGGAAGCCCAGCTCAAGCTCGTCGAAGACGTGCTGCAGGCGAACCCGGAAGTGAGCTACATCGCGGGCACCGCGGTGACCGCGGAAGTGGCACAGGGCCTGCTGCGCGAGCGCGGCCTGACCGACAAGGTCGGCAACCTCGCCTTCTACCTGACGCCCGGCGTCTATAGCGGCATCCAGCGCGGCTTCATCGAGGCAGCCCCGGCGGACTCGATGGTCATCCAGGGCCGGATCGCAGTCGATCAGGCGGTGCGGATCCTCGAGGGCAAGGACTACGTCAAACATGTCGGTCCGAAGATCTTCGTCATCACCAAGGACAATATCGAAGACACGCCGCGTTCCGCGGTGCTGCCGCCGGACGGCTTCCAGCCGGTCTTCTCGGTGAACTGA
- a CDS encoding biotin-dependent carboxyltransferase family protein produces MAFKVVKPGLSTTIQDLGRPGYFHLGIPEGGAMDRFAMRVANMLVGNDEAEAGLEAVFMGPELSFEDDTLVAVTGGEMPIMVDGEPRESWSSFVVKAGQTLSFGFLKSGARIYIAFGGGIDTPSALGSRSTYPIGALGGVEGRAIAADDVIPVGKSKDMTERTLDKALLAPVETPVSLRVLPGLYWHRLTPASQAQFFADEWTVAPEADRMGYRFRGGAPMEFVEREQPFGAGSDPSNIVDGCYSYGSIQVPGGQEPIVLHRDAVSGGGYFTLGAVISADMDLIGQLQPNTKVRFVEVTMEQALAARTARRERLDKIRAALG; encoded by the coding sequence ATGGCGTTTAAGGTTGTCAAACCCGGCCTGTCGACGACGATCCAGGATCTTGGTCGTCCGGGCTATTTCCATCTCGGCATTCCCGAAGGCGGCGCGATGGATCGCTTCGCGATGCGGGTCGCCAACATGCTGGTCGGCAATGACGAGGCCGAGGCCGGTCTGGAAGCCGTCTTCATGGGCCCGGAGCTGAGTTTCGAGGATGACACGCTCGTGGCCGTCACCGGTGGCGAGATGCCGATCATGGTCGATGGCGAGCCGCGCGAAAGCTGGTCCTCCTTCGTCGTGAAGGCCGGTCAGACGCTGAGCTTCGGCTTCCTGAAATCCGGCGCGCGCATCTACATCGCCTTCGGCGGCGGGATCGACACGCCGAGCGCACTCGGCTCGCGCTCGACCTATCCGATCGGCGCACTTGGCGGGGTCGAGGGCCGCGCCATTGCGGCGGACGACGTGATCCCTGTCGGCAAGTCCAAGGACATGACCGAGCGCACGCTCGACAAGGCGCTGCTCGCCCCGGTCGAGACGCCGGTCAGCCTGCGGGTCCTCCCGGGCCTCTACTGGCACCGGCTGACCCCGGCCTCGCAGGCGCAGTTCTTCGCCGACGAGTGGACCGTCGCCCCCGAGGCGGACCGGATGGGCTATCGCTTCCGCGGCGGCGCGCCGATGGAATTCGTCGAGCGTGAACAGCCCTTCGGCGCGGGCTCCGACCCGTCGAACATCGTCGATGGCTGCTATTCCTACGGCTCGATCCAGGTGCCGGGCGGACAGGAGCCCATAGTGCTCCATCGCGACGCGGTCTCGGGCGGGGGGTATTTCACCCTCGGCGCGGTGATCTCGGCCGATATGGACCTGATCGGGCAGCTGCAACCCAACACCAAGGTGCGCTTCGTCGAAGTGACCATGGAACAGGCACTGGCCGCGCGCACCGCACGCCGCGAACGGCTCGACAAGATCCGCGCCGCGCTCGGGTAA
- a CDS encoding allophanate hydrolase subunit 1: MKTRYSFGGDEHVYVEVDEEMSLEAFFVALSLRNAVAEANIPGVTEICPANASFEVRFNPDVISPDEMMARIKELEHKAEAGEKRLDTRIVEVPVYFQDPWTHETLMRFRERHQDPEATDLEYAARINGYDSVEAFIEAYHSQPWFVSMVGFVAGLPFLYQLVEREKQIEVPKYLRPRTDTPKHTVGIGGCFGCIYSVRGAGGYQMFGITPMTIFDPTQTVSYLQDFMVFFKPGDIVKWKPIDRAEFDRIEAAVKDGTYTPRIAEVTFDLEAFNADMAGTNAKLMEALNGV, from the coding sequence ATGAAGACAAGGTATTCCTTTGGCGGCGACGAGCACGTCTATGTCGAGGTCGACGAGGAGATGTCGCTCGAAGCCTTCTTCGTAGCACTGTCGCTGCGCAACGCCGTGGCCGAGGCGAACATTCCCGGTGTGACCGAGATCTGCCCCGCCAATGCCAGCTTTGAAGTGCGCTTCAACCCCGACGTGATCTCGCCCGACGAGATGATGGCGCGGATCAAGGAACTCGAGCACAAGGCCGAGGCCGGCGAGAAGCGCCTCGACACGAGGATCGTCGAGGTCCCGGTCTATTTCCAGGACCCCTGGACCCACGAAACCCTGATGCGGTTCCGCGAACGCCATCAGGATCCGGAGGCGACCGATCTCGAATATGCCGCGCGGATCAACGGCTATGACAGCGTGGAGGCCTTCATCGAGGCCTATCACTCGCAGCCGTGGTTCGTGTCGATGGTGGGTTTCGTGGCGGGCTTGCCCTTCCTTTACCAGCTCGTCGAGCGCGAGAAGCAGATCGAGGTGCCGAAATACCTGCGCCCCCGGACCGACACGCCCAAGCACACGGTCGGTATAGGCGGCTGCTTCGGCTGCATCTACTCGGTGCGCGGCGCGGGCGGTTACCAGATGTTCGGCATCACCCCGATGACGATCTTCGATCCGACCCAGACCGTCTCTTATCTGCAAGACTTCATGGTCTTCTTCAAACCCGGCGACATCGTGAAGTGGAAACCGATCGACCGCGCCGAGTTCGACCGGATCGAGGCCGCCGTGAAAGACGGCACCTATACCCCCCGCATTGCCGAAGTGACCTTCGATCTCGAAGCGTTCAACGCCGATATGGCGGGCACCAATGCGAAACTGATGGAGGCCCTCAATGGCGTTTAA
- a CDS encoding acetyl-CoA carboxylase has translation MTDIVSPLPGTFYHKPDPNSAPFKSAGDAVTVGDTIGLIEVMKTFIEVKAEAAGTFSDYVAADATPVSAGDVLAKMG, from the coding sequence ATGACGGATATCGTTTCCCCGCTTCCCGGAACTTTCTACCACAAGCCCGACCCGAATTCGGCGCCGTTCAAATCCGCGGGCGACGCGGTCACGGTCGGCGACACGATCGGGCTGATCGAGGTGATGAAGACCTTCATCGAGGTGAAGGCCGAGGCCGCGGGCACCTTCTCGGACTATGTCGCGGCGGATGCGACGCCGGTTTCGGCGGGCGATGTGCTCGCGAAGATGGGCTGA
- the nrdF gene encoding class 1b ribonucleoside-diphosphate reductase subunit beta, which translates to MKDLHTPRPVPRPVPRAVNWNRLQDDKDLEVWNRLTSNFWLPEKVPLSNDIQSWSQLTEDEQTLTIRVFTGLTLLDTIQNTVGAPALMADASTPHEEAVLSNIAFMEAVHARSYSSVFSTLCNTAEVDEAFRWSQENPHLQAKSRLILDEYDATASPLKRKLASVFLESFLFYSGFYLPMHWSSRARLTNTADLIRLIIRDEAIHGYYIGYKFQRALEHVTEAERAEIKDFAFSLMFDLYDIEGRYTEQLYDGLGLTEDVKHFLHYNANKALQNLGYEALFPDEATRVNPAILAALSPGSDENHDFFSGSGSSYVIGKAVATEDEDWAF; encoded by the coding sequence ATGAAAGATCTGCACACGCCCCGCCCCGTTCCGCGCCCCGTCCCCCGTGCCGTCAACTGGAACCGCCTTCAGGACGACAAGGATCTGGAGGTCTGGAACCGGCTCACGTCGAATTTCTGGCTGCCCGAGAAGGTGCCGCTGTCGAATGACATTCAAAGCTGGTCGCAACTGACCGAGGACGAACAGACGCTCACGATCCGGGTCTTCACCGGGCTGACGCTGCTGGACACGATCCAGAACACGGTCGGCGCGCCCGCGCTGATGGCGGATGCCTCGACGCCCCACGAGGAAGCCGTGCTGTCCAACATCGCCTTCATGGAGGCGGTCCATGCGCGCAGCTATTCCTCTGTCTTCTCGACGCTGTGCAACACCGCAGAGGTCGACGAGGCCTTCCGCTGGTCGCAGGAGAACCCGCATCTGCAGGCGAAGTCGCGGCTGATCCTCGACGAATACGACGCGACGGCGAGCCCGCTCAAGCGCAAGCTCGCGAGCGTCTTCCTCGAGAGCTTCCTGTTCTATTCGGGCTTCTACCTGCCGATGCACTGGTCGAGCCGCGCGCGCCTGACCAACACCGCGGACCTGATCCGGCTGATCATCCGCGACGAGGCGATCCACGGCTATTACATCGGCTACAAGTTCCAGCGCGCGCTGGAGCATGTGACCGAGGCCGAGCGCGCCGAGATCAAGGATTTCGCCTTCTCGCTGATGTTCGATCTCTATGACATCGAGGGCCGCTATACCGAGCAGCTCTATGACGGTCTGGGCCTGACCGAGGATGTGAAGCATTTCCTGCATTACAACGCCAACAAGGCGCTGCAGAACCTCGGCTACGAGGCGCTCTTCCCCGACGAGGCCACCCGCGTGAACCCCGCGATCCTCGCCGCCCTCTCGCCCGGATCGGACGAGAACCACGACTTCTTCTCGGGCTCGGGGTCGAGCTACGTGATCGGCAAGGCCGTCGCGACCGAGGACGAGGACTGGGCGTTCTGA